TAGTTCCAAAATCAATTTTGTATGAGTCAATTCCTTGTTTTGTTACTTTTCGAGATAAGTTTAGGAGGATTAATCGATGTTGAAACATATTTAGGGActgatttatatataataagttgattttttttaatcaaatccaTATGCACAATATTATTGTGATGCCAACATGTTTAGCAGAGTGTTGACTAAAGTGCCATTGATGGCAGGCTTATTTAGCATATTACAGAGCGTGGCTACTGAAGTTGATATCGAAAGCATAGCAGAGATCTAGGTGCAGTTGAAGTAACAGAAGCATTTAACTCCGGGGAACTCGTAATGGCAAGCTCCATGCGCAGCGCCCTCCCAATTCTTGCATTGACGGTCACAGTTACTGGTGCTTCCGCAATGCCCTGACCATGTTTTGCTTCGCCTTCGGCAAAGGTTTGCTTCGGTCGCTTGCATCTCTGCATTTCAATAATCAGAAGAATACATCATAAAATAATTGGACACATATGCAAACAGGATTGCGGAATTCTTATTATAGCAATGAGGAAGAATACCTGTAGAAACAAGGAGGAATAAGATGATAAAGAGGCACAACTGTAGGCGTAGCTTACCCATTTCTCTTCACTCAGTGTATGATTTGATGCTGCAAGTTATTGAATTTATAGAAGAAATCATGGGTTATTTTCACCTAACAATCCCCAAACTTTATTCGTATTTTTCCAACCGTCCCTAGAGTTCAAATACTGTTAGTTTTGTTGATGTGATATAAGACTAGTGGGATACGTTTTAAATTCTAGAAGATGGTTGGGGagagaataaaatttaaaaactaccCGTGAAAATAATCCATCAAATCAAATATTTTGTGATCTaaagtaaaattttgatttctcTAAATCATAAAAACAATGGTTATATATTCAATTCCGATACTGTTATTGAGAAACTATCATGTAGATCATGTCCATCAAAGTCATCTTCCAACAAAACTAATAACATTATAACACTTTATTATAATATACTAATAAtgtaattagttaatttttttgtacttacAGATATATAATAATGTGATCGATTGTTAATATGATAAGAGCTCGACCTTCGAAACTCGTTTATTAGtctctaaataaataaaattgagatgtaattttcatatatttatttaaacaaataaatcgaGCTTAAATTTAGTGTTATTTGGCTTATTTATATCTACGAATGCATATATGATTAAAACTAAAGTTATACAATCACAAACACCAATGAAGGGAGGGGGAGGCATGAGAGTGTCAGTGCCccatccaaatttttaaaatagttgaaattagcaccaaaattttaatattttataatttaaccctccctaatttttaaaattatctacTTCATATATTGTATATTGTAATTTGGTCCTTCTTATATTGAAATCCTAGCTCCGCCACTCATCACAAAAAATAGAAACTCGTAAGTTTAATTGAGCTAATTTATATATACGAGTTTTTATTAAAATCCCGTGAATTGACTCTAATAAACGTAAAATGGtgtagttttaattaaaattgcagTCTCTTTAGTTAATAAAACGAATTTGATTCGTATTCTTTGATGCATGTTACTGATagaattaacataattttttacgTTTATTTGTGGTAATGGTGGTGGGCCACACGATACATATCTACCcactcaaaatttaattaagccAGGAGTAGTGCTAACACTTGTTTATCCATTCTTGGTTGATATCTTATCTTTTTTGTACATGAATTTCCAATTCTCCTAACTGTTACTTATGTTGAACAAATTGAACATGAACAGTAAATACGCATTCAAAATCATAGTATAACAATTTGATTCGAGATCTCTTATTGATAACTATCCGCCTCCGTtgtggaaaaaaattaaagttgccGGCTCTATTATAATTCTAATTAGTGTTAGTGAtaatcattttgtttttttttttccttaaaataatggatcttttaataataaagGTTATAAACGAATATGATACtagttaataaattattttagcatAGTGGGTTGTTTGAGTGATACTTGTTGGATGACATCTGCCAAGAAAGAAAGTCACACTACAACAAAAATTATCTATTATGACattgaataaatattatttaatataaaaaaaacgtcacttaaaaattataccaacatttttCACAAATGTTATTAGAATGTTACATTAGCCGGTGTTGTTATGTGTTTAAGTGACATTTAATACAAATATTTGTAGTCACTTAtggtaacatttaaaaaaatctattatgacatatattaaatattattataacacCATatgtaataatatttataaagtgTTGCAATATTAATTTACCAGTATTGGTTAATAGTTTTTGCAAcattttttactataaaaaactGACATTATTTTGCAATATATTATCACAATTATTGTATTGTAATTAGTTTTCATTCGTTATAATGGTTATTAACTGTTCATACAATTCATTTCtgaatgttaaaaataaaaacaaacaaatacatGCATAATCCAgtagataaataaatttgaacaaaataaactaataattttatttatttatttattataatatacatatatttgttattcatcaaaaaaaaaaattgttaacaTTTTTTATAGAATCTAAAAAATTGCagcaaaaatatacaaaaaaattacaaattctATTCTACAAACTATGAATTCAATAATACTCCTTAAGACATGGAACactctgatttttttatttgattccgCACAGTTATAATTCGACATATTCTTCAATCGAAACAGATCTTCACtgttattcaaaataaaaataaaagttaattaaGGGACGATACAAACTaatacaataaattaataaaggaAATAATTATTCcataaaactaaatttttagaAAAGAAAATACTACTTACAATTAATTGTATCTTTGTGGCTAATCGAATCACCTTACCAGTTATCGGTGATCAAAtctaatctaataaaatataatttcaatcTTAATAAagctttaaaataaaataaagatccAGATAGAAAAGAAATTGTGTAAAAGTTAGGCCTAATTACaccatcaaatttaaaaataaaaagggcaCAAATGAttgtaaaaacaaataaaaaaaagtcagcTACTGGGAAAGTGGGATCAGAGGTAATTAACTTCTGCACCAATGCCGGAGGTAAAGAACAATGGCTTGGGATTATTTTTTCATGGTGGATAATATACTTGAACCGTCTTTAGAATCTGAAGATAATGGTATGCACAAAAATGTGAATAATTTTAGTAGAGTTGATAACGGGGGCGTTAGATTTGATAATATTCATAATCATATTGCTAGTGATATTGATGAGTTTGAGCCAAGTACGCTGATGACAGAAAAATATTACAGTCCGGAGATAAATATACTTTCCAGTCCactaataaaaaagttattttagagaaaatggagaagatggagaaaaaataggataaaaatcaggataaaaattaaaatttaaaaaatgataagatTGTGCTTTAAAGAAGTGATAAGTTTTTTAatcagaaatattttttttatagtaaacATATATTTATAGTGTCATTTGTTAAAACATTACTTTAacagtattttattatttaaaacaacattTGTCAAAAACGTTACTATAATTATATCGTAAGAGATTGTTTTTGTTGTAGTGTCGTGACAAATAATATAGATCAAAATTCAAATATGGTGCCCATAAAAATTAACCATCTAACGATCTATccattaatttttgtttgtttataaaaaaaactttatattGATTGaacaatagaaaataaaattaacaattaagaAGACTAAAtgcaaaactaaattaaatgaatttaaaataatgctAAACAATTAGGGATTACCAATTTGTCATATACTTGATTCAGTTCATAGATTATGAATTCATAGGTACacgaaatttaaattattttaaaacattaattatactGTATCGAGGCATTAACTAATAAAACTGTAAATCAATTGGTCAGTAAACATATAATTCACTCTCATATAATTACACATTCGACCATCAACATTTTCAGAATGATCAAGCAAACTTATTGAACACTTATCtgtcaattcactctcgcatAATTGATTTCTAGATTTTTGATTATTGCACTATCATTAATTAGCTATCTCGAGTCAAATTAAGTGATCAAGTGAAATTAACAATTaagtataataattaaaatataattgtcACTAAAATTCATAATCGCATTAATAATAAAGCATAATATAGATGTTAATATCCAAAAGAGTTTAATTACACGTAATAATAATAACCACAACAAGAATACTAAAAGAGTTCATAGTAAGAATATTCAAATGAAGCAATTTCTCCCTAATAATATTGTCTTCACATTGAGAGTGGGCATGGGCCGACTAACCGATTTATTATAAACTGATTCATTgtattacaattttaaaaattaaaaatctaaacctaaaattttaaacaattaaccGTTAAATCAGTTAACCATTAAAACCGGCTTGATTTTTCGGTTTTGTAAGTTTTGACCATgtaactattaaaaaaattagagataaaatagataaaatttgtatataaaattttaaatatagtctaatagttaaaatttaacttttattctatttaattatgaatatatattttatatatttctaattcaattaggcatatatatatatatatatataatcataaACCGGCTAACTGATTAACCGCTATGTTTAAAACTCCAATCTATAACATTctccataaaaattaaaaattaaaatctaaatttaaatttttagattggTTAATCACATTTTTCAGTTCCGTTTTTGGGTTTCTTACATTTGCAAAGTTCTAAAGGAAAGCCCAGATTAGTAAAATCCAAGCTAAAAGCCCATACGTAGAAAGAACCTCATCCCCATCACAAACATTTTCCGCTATCACCATACTGTCTCTACCGTCTCCTCCACTCCACCCATACCCAATTCACACAACCAAATGGCGCTTAATCTAACCAACACATTCCTCCAAATCAAACCTTCATCTCCTCCACTTGTACCCATTAAAAAGGTCGTCCATTCAACACCCTTATCTCTATCAATTTCATTTTACTTCtcaatttcaattcaatttctTTTATCTGTGTGACTGCAGGTGAAGGTCAGCGCGGTGGGGAATTGTAGCATGCAGGTGACGTGCCGGAAGAAAGATATTCACCCGGGATTTTACGAGGATGCTAAGGTGTACTGTAATGGAGAATTGGTGATGACCACAGGTGGGACCCAGAAGGAGTACGTGGTTGATGTCTGGTCCGGCAATCATCCGTTTTATCTAGGTAACCGGTCCGGTGTGGTTGTTGATGCTGACCAGGTCGAGAAGTTCCGCAAGAGGTTTGGTGAATTGTCGCAGCTTATGGAAATTCCTGTTCTTAAAGGTGAAATTGTTTTACCAAGTAGGAAAAAATCTGCTGGCAAAGGTAAAAAGAagtgaaaatcaaataaaaaaacagtaTTTGTGTCTGGCTTTGATGTTCATGTAACTTGATTGTAGTGAATTTgattgaattaatattttgggATGTTAATTTGGCAAATGTGTGTGAACTTATTTATAATCCTCTATGCTTAGTTATGTAAAAAGAGCAAGTGATTTCCAGACTAAAGGGATAGACAATGCAGAAGCGTAAGGGGTATGACATTGTTGATTATAAATGACCGGGGTATGGGAAATATGATAATTCATTCTTGTAGAAAACTAAAGAAAAGGGATCATCGCTGTTCTTTAATTTGTagataattgattaaaatggctACTCGTGAGTGAATCGACCATGACGCACAAGTGATAACCCTTTGTTATTCATAAATATGACCCTTTCATATTTTTCACATTTGCTATGTTGCGGTTAGGCATATAGGCAAATAGGCGCAATATTTTCAGTAGTAATTTCTTATCGCCGATAACTAGTAGTGAAATATTTGTGAAACGCCAACAAGTTTGGCACACTGGTAACTAAAGCGCCATTGATGGCTTATTTAGTAGATACTAGGCACATTAATAGAGTTTTGTTATTGAAGTTGATGTTGAAAACATAGCAGAGTGCAGAATGATTAACTAGCATTTGAAGTAACAGAAGCATGCAACTCCTGGGGACTGGGCAAAGCATGCAACTCCTGGGGACTGGGCATGGCAAGCTCCGTGCGAAGCGCCCTCCCAATTCTTGCATTGACGATCACAGTTATTTTTGAGCTTCCACAAAACCCTGACCATGTCTTGCTGCGCCGTTGGCAAAGTTTTGCTTGCGTCGCTTGCATCCCTGCATTCCAATAAACAGCGAATCAGAATTCATCATAATTTTTTGGATACATACACAAACAAGAACACAGCAAACCAGTAGAAAGGAGGAACAGGAAGACAAAGAGGCACAATAGCGTGGAGCATTGTAGCTTAGCCATTTTTATTCCCTTGGTGTAGTATTTGGTGCTGCAGGCTActgaatttataaaagaaaGCATTTGTCTCTTTAGCTTTAACATACAAGTCTTTTCGTCATCTGTCGCATAGATCGACATAGAGTGGCCACTCGGGATTATGTTTTTTCATGAAAGGAAGACAAAACAACAGCatgtattttcaaattttgtagCGAAGAAAGATGATAAAGACTAAAATGTACAGCAGATTTGGCTGCGCTGTACATAATTCAGACTGCAAGTGTTTAATCTATGGAAATCTATGTTTCATGTTGGCCCGGAAATGAGCAAGACCCGTTGGATATAGATATTTGATTGCTGAAATTTTTCAGACAAAAGAAAATTCATGAGTCAGAGGGGGTCATCAGGTCCATATGGGATTTGATCAGTTAAAGGCCTTTTAAGAAGCTTTCGCTTGGTTGCCACTAGTCGTTTCATGGGCCTGTAACTGTCTGGACCGGACTTTTTTTTGACTAGATTTGATTACTTGATTTTTCCACAAGTCCCACTCAAACCTGCGGATGTTAGCAATGCCTTTTTATGTGTAGACTTAgatttttatttagttaaaattatactatAGGTCCAGAAACGTTTGTTATAAAAAGCTCATAAATCTAGTTCATTACTGAAATTTGGAAACTTAGATCTGAATCTAGAATTGGTGAAAGTGCCAACTCCTGTTGGATCCGATCTAAATCCTTCTCCTTTTGATGTATATGTTCATTTGATGATTGCCCCTCACAATTATAAAGTCTTTAGTCTTTTGTTTacttatcattcaatttttttaagagtATAGTTGCCACACTATCAATTAGGAGTGAACCAAAGATCGGTTcgattaaaaaacaattaatttcattagaaataaaataaattgatttatttattgctTTAAGAGAATTAAtcgaattaaataaattaagtgaAGCCGAATTGATCAAATTAACTGAAACTATAAAgatataaaattaactttttttttgatattggaGAAGTGGCACGTTTGTGAGTAATAAAACCCACAATTTTGACAGAATGTTACTCAACATTTATATCATTTGAACTTAACTTGTTGCCATGTTGgtataaaaccaaatatttgaaatatttaatgtagcagaataattttttattaatcaaatagagctaaaacataaaacaataactaaaattgattatttaagtttaaccaatttttttttctcaccTTTACTTAGTAGTATCATGTTCTGTTTCCCTTCATGAATTTCCGTAAATACACGTTTTCgtctttaaatttaaagttgCATAATAATGCGCCTTCTAGAGAAAAGTTTTttcttggttttattttttttcttttaattaatacttCCGGACTGCTTTTCATTCTTCTTATCCAACCAGCTTTAAGGTTGATCCAATTCGTTGTCCTCACTAGTAAATTAAGGGCATTAACACAAAAGCTTTCACCAAAAAGCAAATTGaaccatattttatttttgttaaaagaaGAAGCCaaccacaattttttttttgaccaATCATGATTTCATTTAAGAGAGATCACCATACAAAAGAGTTTGTAGTTTAGCAGGGGGGTTCGTGAACCAGCCCTCATTATACAAAATATTGGGTTCTTTACTAACCCAGTCAGCTACTTGGTTCTGCTCTCTATATACATGGTTAAAAGAGCAAGAAGTTAGCTTTTTTGCAAGGGAGGTAATCTCATCTATTACAGGCTTAACATCCCAAGGGACATCTTCATTGTTCTGATTGCAGTAGTCAATTAGAACGGAAGAGTCAGCTTCGCAATCTACTTGGTGCCAATTGAAGAGGATTGCGTATCTGACTGCGTCTCTGAGAGCTAAGGCTTCTGCTGAGAGTGCTGACCTGCAGAAATACTTAGTAGCTTTTCCAAAAATTAGGTTACCCTGATGGTCCCTACAAACAAAGGCTGCCGTGCAAATATTACGCTCACTGTCAAAAGAAGCGTCGCTATTGAGCTTGAGCTTGCCTGGGGGAGGAAGCAGCCATTTCCTCCTTGCACGAACTGATAAATTATGAAGGTGAGTCTGCGGCCTGCAATCAATTTGAAGACAGTAGTCCTTCCATGCTTCGTTAGCTGACAATCTTGGGAATATTGCTTTTTGCTGGAAGATGAAAGAGTTTCTGGCACACCAGATACGCCAACAAAGATTTGCCACCAGTAGAATCTTATCCTTCGATCCAGCAGCTGAAAGAGAATCAATCATATAAATCCACCAATCACAAAATGATGAGAAATGCATATGATGCGTGTTAAATCCTAGAGTGGATGAGAACCAGGTTAGTCTAGAAAAATGACAATGAATAAGCATATGCATTATGTCTTCTTCTGAGGCTTGACAGATTCTACACAGGTTGGAGCTGGACAAGTTCCTTCTGAAAAGGTTGGACTGCACTGCTAAAGCATTAGAAGCACATCTCCAAATAAAGTTTCTGATTTTAGGAGGACCCTTCAGGTTCCATATAGAGTTCCAAAGTTTGGCGTTGGCTGTGTGATGTTGCTGCATATTCAAAAGCTTGTAACCAGATTTGACAGTGTAAGTCCCTGACTTGGTGTAATGCCATATTATGCTGTCTTCTTTGTTCAACAATCCCAAAGGCAGAGATAAAATTTGTTGGCTCTCCTTAGGAGTAAATGTTTTGTGAATGGTGTGGAAATTCCAGGTT
This region of Mercurialis annua linkage group LG1-X, ddMerAnnu1.2, whole genome shotgun sequence genomic DNA includes:
- the LOC126665420 gene encoding defensin-like protein 1; its protein translation is MGKLRLQLCLFIILFLLVSTEMQATEANLCRRRSKTWSGHCGSTSNCDRQCKNWEGAAHGACHYEFPGVKCFCYFNCT
- the LOC126666219 gene encoding 50S ribosomal protein L31, chloroplastic, whose translation is MALNLTNTFLQIKPSSPPLVPIKKVKVSAVGNCSMQVTCRKKDIHPGFYEDAKVYCNGELVMTTGGTQKEYVVDVWSGNHPFYLGNRSGVVVDADQVEKFRKRFGELSQLMEIPVLKGEIVLPSRKKSAGKGKKK